The proteins below come from a single Conger conger chromosome 10, fConCon1.1, whole genome shotgun sequence genomic window:
- the inavab gene encoding innate immunity activator b isoform X1: MESKEEISDTDSGIILQSGPDSPTSPIKDLTTHTRAMKLKHKSLEDRLELCLLELKKLCIREAELTGELSSDYPLLPGEKLPRIRRRIGAAFKLDEESIWQDGGDPELHSLEADLALQLQIFEAARRLAHEEHLSKQVRRSRQQQSRREERKVKELQEAVGQLRLRHGRDSPALQHASSQRDPGISDDSSLSDAVTLDEDVESNQSSRPASETPVISDPQKPSEEAPQVLHPSPQHAPPQTLEGLRPGEDPGLGSERSPIQNSPWRESSLDQPYQKPRKPHSRSSSRSSSPAVTPVSTPVDPRFGDAPIPFPLASIKSLPLHHAHSNSAPSTPELHTRRQYSQSFRIPNKSLHDPDQNRGRAQLPRRRLTDFTATSPQYSPLRPGQGNPVYLSSSEDSHSEHSVPSYAGSPLREAPAKPSKPCPPPYGYHISKHSRSGPLAFTGPSFYRVPQHQSTPSFYRVCAVDDGIGCLPEIEMGRVYLGPPLAPPPFPGPPPARRERWPEEAPPPLRVLRALPPQSRLARAPSLREYPHHPSLGLPRELVSEELKSWHQRSQVRGPRPRSLDRQGAVRLRNATGRDSPLSLQHHFPQQFPQRRVLQRAPDGTPVQWYVEEDSEIISQV; this comes from the exons ATGGAGAGCAAGGAGGAGATCAGTGACACAGATAGCGGCATCATACTGCAGTCTG GCCCGGACAGCCCCACCTCTCCCATTAAGGACCTGACCACTCACACGCGGGCCATGAAGCTGAAGCACAAGTCCCTGGAGGACCGGCTGGAGCTGTGCCTGCTGGAGCTGAAGAAGCTGTGCATCCGCGAGGCG GAGCTGACGGGGGAGCTTTCCTCGGACTACCCCCTACTGCCCGGCGAGAAGCTCCCACGAATCCGCCGTCGCATCGGGGCCGCCTTCAAGCTCGACGAGGAGAGCATCTGGCAGGACGGAGGG GATCCTGAGCTGCACTCCCTGGAGGCCGATCTGGCCCTGCAGCTGCAGATCTTTGAGGCGGCCCGGAGACTGGCCCATGAGGAACACCTGAGCAAGCAGGTGAGGCGGAGCCGGCAGCAGCAGTCCCggcgggaggagaggaaggtgaaggagctgcaggaggccGTGGGCCAGCTGAGGCTCCGGCACGGACGGGACTCCCCTGCTCTGCAGCACGCATCCTCTCAGAGAG ATCCGGGAATCTCTGATGATAGCTCCTTGTCGGATGCCGTGACACTCGATGAAG atgtTGAGTCCAACCAGTCCTCTCGCCCAGCCTCGGAGACCCCTGTGATCTCAGACCCCCAAAAACCTTCTGAGGAAGCGCCCCAGGTCCTGCACCCCAGCCCCCAGCATGCACCCCCCCAGACTCTGGAGGGGCTGAGGCCCGGGGAGGACCCTGGCCTGGGGTCCGAGCGTTCTCCCATCCAGAACTCACCCTGGAGGGAGTCCAGCCTGGACCAGCCCTACCAGAAGCCCAGGAAGCCCCACTCCAGGAGCAGCAGCCGGTCCAG tagtCCAGCGGTGACCCCTGTGTCCACTCCAGTGGACCCCCGATTTGGAGACGCCCCCATCCCGTTCCCATTGGCCAGCATCAAGAGCCTGCCGCTGCACCACGCCCACtccaacagcgccccctccacccCAGAGCTGCACACACGCCGCCAGTACTCCCAGTCCTTCAG GATTCCTAACAAGTCCTTGCACGACCCCGACCAGAACCGTGGGCGGGCCCAGTTGCCACGGCGACGACTGACCGACTTCACGGCGACCTCGCCCCAGTACTCGCCCCTGAGGCCCGGCCAGGGAAACCCCGTGTACCTGTCCAGCTCCGAAGACAGCCACTCCGAGCACTCCGTGCCCTCGTACGCCGGCTCCCCCCTCCGCGAGGCCCCCGCCAAGCCGTCCAAGCCGTGCCCGCCCCCGTACGGCTACCACATCTCCAAGCACAGCAGGAGCGGCCCGCTGGCCTTCACCGGGCCGAGCTTCTACAGGGTCCCCCAGCACCAGTCCACTCCCAGCTTCTACCGGGTGTGCGCCGTGGACGACGGGATCGGCTGCCTGCCCGAGATCGAGATGGGCCGGGTGTATTTGGGCCCTCCCCTGGCGCCCCCTCCCTTCCCCGGCCCCCCTCCCGCTCGGCGCGAGCGCTGGCCGGAGGaggcccccccgcccctgcgCGTGCTCAGGGCCCTGCCCCCCCAGAGCAGGCTGGCCCGGGCCCCGTCCCTCCGGGAgtacccccaccacccctccctgggGCTGCCGCGGGAGCTGGTGTCCGAGGAGCTGAAGTCCTGGCACCAGCGCAGCCAGGTGCGCGGGCCGCGCCCGCGATCGCTGGACCGCCAGGGCGCCGTGCGGCTGAGGAACGCGACGGGCCGggactcccccctctccctgcagcacCACTTCCCCCAGCAG TTTCCCCAGAGACGCGTTCTCCAGAGAGCTCCGGACGGTACCCCAGTGCAGTGGTACGTGGAGGAAGACTCTGAGATCATCAGCCAAGTCTAG
- the inavab gene encoding innate immunity activator b isoform X2 translates to MESKEEISDTDSGIILQSGPDSPTSPIKDLTTHTRAMKLKHKSLEDRLELCLLELKKLCIREAELTGELSSDYPLLPGEKLPRIRRRIGAAFKLDEESIWQDGGDPELHSLEADLALQLQIFEAARRLAHEEHLSKQVRRSRQQQSRREERKVKELQEAVGQLRLRHGRDSPALQHASSQRDPGISDDSSLSDAVTLDEDVESNQSSRPASETPVISDPQKPSEEAPQVLHPSPQHAPPQTLEGLRPGEDPGLGSERSPIQNSPWRESSLDQPYQKPRKPHSRSSSRSSPAVTPVSTPVDPRFGDAPIPFPLASIKSLPLHHAHSNSAPSTPELHTRRQYSQSFRIPNKSLHDPDQNRGRAQLPRRRLTDFTATSPQYSPLRPGQGNPVYLSSSEDSHSEHSVPSYAGSPLREAPAKPSKPCPPPYGYHISKHSRSGPLAFTGPSFYRVPQHQSTPSFYRVCAVDDGIGCLPEIEMGRVYLGPPLAPPPFPGPPPARRERWPEEAPPPLRVLRALPPQSRLARAPSLREYPHHPSLGLPRELVSEELKSWHQRSQVRGPRPRSLDRQGAVRLRNATGRDSPLSLQHHFPQQFPQRRVLQRAPDGTPVQWYVEEDSEIISQV, encoded by the exons ATGGAGAGCAAGGAGGAGATCAGTGACACAGATAGCGGCATCATACTGCAGTCTG GCCCGGACAGCCCCACCTCTCCCATTAAGGACCTGACCACTCACACGCGGGCCATGAAGCTGAAGCACAAGTCCCTGGAGGACCGGCTGGAGCTGTGCCTGCTGGAGCTGAAGAAGCTGTGCATCCGCGAGGCG GAGCTGACGGGGGAGCTTTCCTCGGACTACCCCCTACTGCCCGGCGAGAAGCTCCCACGAATCCGCCGTCGCATCGGGGCCGCCTTCAAGCTCGACGAGGAGAGCATCTGGCAGGACGGAGGG GATCCTGAGCTGCACTCCCTGGAGGCCGATCTGGCCCTGCAGCTGCAGATCTTTGAGGCGGCCCGGAGACTGGCCCATGAGGAACACCTGAGCAAGCAGGTGAGGCGGAGCCGGCAGCAGCAGTCCCggcgggaggagaggaaggtgaaggagctgcaggaggccGTGGGCCAGCTGAGGCTCCGGCACGGACGGGACTCCCCTGCTCTGCAGCACGCATCCTCTCAGAGAG ATCCGGGAATCTCTGATGATAGCTCCTTGTCGGATGCCGTGACACTCGATGAAG atgtTGAGTCCAACCAGTCCTCTCGCCCAGCCTCGGAGACCCCTGTGATCTCAGACCCCCAAAAACCTTCTGAGGAAGCGCCCCAGGTCCTGCACCCCAGCCCCCAGCATGCACCCCCCCAGACTCTGGAGGGGCTGAGGCCCGGGGAGGACCCTGGCCTGGGGTCCGAGCGTTCTCCCATCCAGAACTCACCCTGGAGGGAGTCCAGCCTGGACCAGCCCTACCAGAAGCCCAGGAAGCCCCACTCCAGGAGCAGCAGCCGGTCCAG tCCAGCGGTGACCCCTGTGTCCACTCCAGTGGACCCCCGATTTGGAGACGCCCCCATCCCGTTCCCATTGGCCAGCATCAAGAGCCTGCCGCTGCACCACGCCCACtccaacagcgccccctccacccCAGAGCTGCACACACGCCGCCAGTACTCCCAGTCCTTCAG GATTCCTAACAAGTCCTTGCACGACCCCGACCAGAACCGTGGGCGGGCCCAGTTGCCACGGCGACGACTGACCGACTTCACGGCGACCTCGCCCCAGTACTCGCCCCTGAGGCCCGGCCAGGGAAACCCCGTGTACCTGTCCAGCTCCGAAGACAGCCACTCCGAGCACTCCGTGCCCTCGTACGCCGGCTCCCCCCTCCGCGAGGCCCCCGCCAAGCCGTCCAAGCCGTGCCCGCCCCCGTACGGCTACCACATCTCCAAGCACAGCAGGAGCGGCCCGCTGGCCTTCACCGGGCCGAGCTTCTACAGGGTCCCCCAGCACCAGTCCACTCCCAGCTTCTACCGGGTGTGCGCCGTGGACGACGGGATCGGCTGCCTGCCCGAGATCGAGATGGGCCGGGTGTATTTGGGCCCTCCCCTGGCGCCCCCTCCCTTCCCCGGCCCCCCTCCCGCTCGGCGCGAGCGCTGGCCGGAGGaggcccccccgcccctgcgCGTGCTCAGGGCCCTGCCCCCCCAGAGCAGGCTGGCCCGGGCCCCGTCCCTCCGGGAgtacccccaccacccctccctgggGCTGCCGCGGGAGCTGGTGTCCGAGGAGCTGAAGTCCTGGCACCAGCGCAGCCAGGTGCGCGGGCCGCGCCCGCGATCGCTGGACCGCCAGGGCGCCGTGCGGCTGAGGAACGCGACGGGCCGggactcccccctctccctgcagcacCACTTCCCCCAGCAG TTTCCCCAGAGACGCGTTCTCCAGAGAGCTCCGGACGGTACCCCAGTGCAGTGGTACGTGGAGGAAGACTCTGAGATCATCAGCCAAGTCTAG